A section of the Phaseolus vulgaris cultivar G19833 chromosome 8, P. vulgaris v2.0, whole genome shotgun sequence genome encodes:
- the LOC137825722 gene encoding receptor-like protein kinase FERONIA — MNEEGCLSQIGTMFLKCLGNTSSSKKQYLTVIEELCHQFSLAELRKSTNNFDRKRLIGRGGFGEVYKGYLQHYAASNYVVAVKRFSVEHSEVFKNEIELLCQLRHPNCVSLIGFCNHKKEKILVYEYMSNESLDRHLQRGELSWNQRLEICTGAARGLHYLHAGAKRTIIHRIVKPRTILLDDNMQPKLTGFCISVKGSRFMSKPKPIKVDVVAGTPGYMARELFTDDAITEKSDVYSFGMVLLEVVCGRKYVTMPIEREFLEKPLEEKVDASIKGKIAPKCWEVFIDITKRCVMYEPDERPTMGEVEVQLEHALSLQEQADITNTNGDYILFSTTVIHPGAELVYSTENSDTEEI, encoded by the exons atgaatgaagaaGGGTGTCTCTCACAGATTGGAACAATGTTTCTGAAATGTTTGGGCAACACAAGTTCATCTAAGAAACAGTATCTAACAGTAATAGAAGAGTTGTGCCATCAGTTTTCTCTTGCGGAGCTAAGAAAGTCAACAAACAACTTCGATAGAAAGAGACTAATTGGACGTGGAGGATTTGGTGAAGTGTATAAAGGGTATCTCCAACATTATGCTGCTTCTAATTATGTTGTAGCAGTGAAGCGGTTTTCTGTGGAACACAGTGAAGTGTTCAAGAATGAAATAGAGTTGCTGTGCCAGCTTCGTCACCCTAATTGTGTGTCTCTTATAGGATTCTGCAACCACAAGAAAGAGAAGATTCTTGTGTACGAGTACATGTCCAATGAATCTTTGGATCGACACCTACAACGTGGGGAACTATCATGGAACCAAAGGTTGGAAATTTGCACAGGAGCAGCGCGTGGACTACACTACCTTCATGCAGGAGCCAAGCGCACCATCATTCACCGTATTGTCAAACCTAGAACCATTCTTTTGGACGACAACATGCAACCAAAACTCACAGGTTTCTGCATTAGCGTAAAGGGGTCACGCTTCATGTCAAAGCCAAAGCCAATTAAAGTTGATGTTGTGGCag GTACTCCTGGATACATGGCTAGGGAGCTTTTCACGGACGATGCCATCACAGAGAAATCTGATGTTTATTCATTTGGTATGGTTTTGCTAGAAGTTGTGTGTGGAAGGAAATACGTAACAATGCCAATTGAAAGAGAATTTCTGGAGAAGCCTCTTGAGGAAAAAGTTGATGCGAGCATCAAGGGAAAGATTGCACCAAAGTGTTGGGAAGTCTTTATAGATATAACCAAAAGATGCGTGATGTATGAACCAGATGAGCGACCAACAATGGGTGAAGTAGAGGTGCAACTAGAGCATGCTTTGTCGTTGCAGGAACAAGCTGATATCACAAATACTAATGGTGATTATATCTTATTTTCCACCACAGTTATTCACCCAGGAGCGGAACTGGTATACAGCACAGAAAACAGTGATACTGAAGAAATATAA